In Carya illinoinensis cultivar Pawnee chromosome 7, C.illinoinensisPawnee_v1, whole genome shotgun sequence, the following are encoded in one genomic region:
- the LOC122317079 gene encoding uncharacterized protein LOC122317079 isoform X3 gives MEDHIDQRCPFYNNVWFHCRQFEAVHICKLAGHEGSIFRIAWSSDGRKLVSVSDDLDLCSARVWTIHGARNGYDKPGVSIGPDLDGFVLFGHNARVWDCCISDFLIVTVGEDCTCRMWGLDGKQLQMIKEHIGRGIWRCLYDAKFSLLVTAGFDSAIKVHQLHGSLSGGLHGHAEVKEFIDGMEIFTVRIPNTSEHCGLTDSKSEYVRCLHFTSEDTLYVATNRGYLYHTKVSNTRDVKWTELVCVSKEVPIVCMDVLSNKSSELCGAVEDWVAVGDGRGYMTIARVFCDSYTPEVSLTFTWPAGIERQLLGTYWCKSLGYRYIFTTDPKGMLKLWRLCGPSPQASHNSSRSYNNVSLVGEFASCFGNRVLCLNASFEKEVLVCGDVRGNLVLFPLLKDLLLNTSVASKVKISPINYFKGVHGISSVSSVSFSRLSSEQIEICSTGGDGCICNLEYDRDHRTLEFIGMKQVKELSLIQSVSADNDSLDNLASGCYAAGFASVDFIIWNLITETKVVQIPCGGWRRPHSYYLGDVPEMQNCFAYVKDEMIYIHRNWTLDGERRIIPQNLHVQFHGREMHTLCFVSELRANDLFSRSIWIATGCEDGTVRLTRYTADVANWSASKLLGEHVGGSAVRSICFASEVHIVASEDTNIPDGRSRQTAGAGSGENPFLLISVGAKRVLTSWLLRNRKHKEETVDQQYGETGNSCKPSSGESSSMSFQWLSTDMPARYSSSDYYPEEMEKVVSATENVHGTKVGARSFFRGKGKMDITSGFGDKYEDDWRYLAVTAFLVKCPDSRLTVCFVVVACSDATLVLRALILPCRLWFDVALLVPLSSPVLALQHVIIPICLPSEDNSQKRSVFIVISGATDGSIAFWDLTGAVEAFMRRLSTLQVENFIDCQKRPRTGRGSQGGRWWRSLSNSISKRKPGYRSSVTMKAGDVPNSNMLNQVTNGTEFLINDSGSSAATCSNAINTASLEPPANVDDSPSEICEIGPLHVLSNVHQSGVNCLRVSDIRDCQNSLSGLMFNIISGGDDQALYYLRFKLSLIAMVPDNEFMAPDIRNSNGRPESTNTFVNCGERQVEDYEIKFLYHEKIASAHSSAVKGVWTDGSWVFSTGLDQRVRCWLIEKDGKLTEHAYLVVSVPEPEALDARVCGRNHYQIAVAGRGMQIFEFAGVCETDHGK, from the exons ATGGAAGACCATATTGATCAGAGGTGCCCATTCTACAACAATGTCTGGTTTCATTGTCGGCAGTTTGAAGCTGTTCATATATGCAAACTTGCTGGCCATGAAGGCTCAATCTTTCGCATAGCATGGTCCTCTGATGGACGCAAATTGGTATCTGTTTCTGATGATC TTGATCTGTGCAGTGCTCGTGTCTGGACAATTCATGGTGCAAGGAATGGTTATGATAAGCCCGGAGTTTCTATTGGCCCTGACCTTGATGGATTTGTGCTGTTTGGTCATAATGCCAGAGTTTGGGACTGCTGTATTAGTGATTTT TTGATTGTCACCGTGGGTGAGGATTGTACATGTCGCATGTGGGGATTAGATGGTAAGCAGCTTCAGATGATCAAGGAGCACAT AGGAAGGGGCATTTGGCGATGTTTGTATGATGCAAAGTTTTCGCTTCTTGTAACTGCTGGGTTTGATTCTGCAATTAAAGTGCATCAACTGCATGGCTCTTTGTCTGGGGGTTTGCATGGGCATGCTGAGGTAAAAGAGTTTATTGACGGAATGGAGATATTCACTGTTCGTATCCCTAATACATCAGAGCATTGTGGACTCACTGACAG CAAAAGTGAATATGTTCGCTGTTTACATTTCACAAGTGAAGATACCCTTTATGTTGCCACAAACCGTGGTTATTTGTACCACACTAAAGTATCAAATACCAGGGATGTAAAATGGACTGAACTTGTCTGTGTCAGTAAAGAGGTTCCAATTGTATGCATGGATGTCCTATCCAATAAATCATCTGAGCTTTGTGGTGCTGTTGAGGATTGGGTTGCTGTGGGTGATGGTCGAGGATACATGACcattgccagagtattttgtgATAGTTATACTCCTGAAGTGAGCCTCACATTTACTTGGCCAGCTGGAATAGAGAGACAGCTCTTAGGAACCTATTGGTGCAAGTCATTAGGATATAG GTACATTTTTACCACTGATCCTAAAGGAATGTTGAAACTGTGGAGATTGTGTGGCCCTTCACCACAAGCTTCTCACAATTCTTCAAGGAGTTACAATAATGTGTCTCTGGTAGGGGAGTTTGCATCATGCTTTGGAAACAGAGTATTGTGTTTGAATGCATCTTTTGAGAAAGAG gTTCTGGTGTGTGGGGACGTACGTGGTAATTTGGTCCTCTTTCCATTGTTGAAGGACCTGTTGTTGAATACATCCGTTGCATCCAAAGTGAAAATCTCtccaataaattattttaaaggaGTTCATGGGATATCAAGTGTGTCCAGTGTTTCATTCAGCAGATTAAGTTCTGAGCAGATTGAAATATGTTCG ACTGGAGGAGATGGATGCATTTGCAATTTGGAATATGACAGGGATCATAGAACTTTAGAATTTATAGGGATGAAACAAGTTAAAGAATTGAGTTTGATCCAATCTGTATCTGCCGATAATGATTCACTTGACAATTTAGCTAGTGGTTGCTATGCAGCTGGTTTTGCGTCAGTAGATTTTATAATATGGAATCTAATAACTGAGACAAAG GTTGTGCAAATACCATGTGGTGGATGGCGGCGTCCTCATTCTTATTATCTTGGTGATGTACCAGAGATGCAGAACTGCTTTGCATATGTCAAG GATGAGATGATCTATATTCATAGAAATTGGACACTGGATGGTGAGAGGAGGATAATCCCCCAGAATTTGCATGTGCAATTCCATGGGAGAGAGATGCATACCTTATGCTTTGTCTCTGAACTTCGAGCTAACGATCTCTTTTCTAGATCTATTTGGATTGCAACTGGCTGTGAAGATGGAACTGTTAGGTTGACTAG GTATACAGCAGATGTGGCGAATTGGTCTGCATCAAAATTGCTTGGGGAGCATGTTGGTGGATCAGCTGTAAGGTCAATATGCTTTGCGTCGGAGGTACATATAGTTGCATCAGAGGACACCAACATTCCTGATGGGAGGAGCAGGCAAACTGCTGGTGCAGGTAGTGGAGAGAATCCATTTTTACTGATTTCAGTTGGTGCAAAGCGGGTCTTGACTTCTTGGCTACTAAGAAATAGGAAGCACAAGGAAGAAACAGTTGATCAGCAGTATGGTGAAACTGGAAATAGCTGTAAGCCTTCATCAGGAGAGTCTTCATCAATGTCATTCCAGTGGCTTTCTACTGACATGCCAGCAAGGTATTCAAGTTCTGATTATTATCCAGAAGAGATGGAGAAAGTAGTCAGTGCAACAGAAAATGTCCACGGTACAAAAGTTGGTGCAAGATCATTTTTTCGAGGAAAGGGAAAGATGGACATAACATCTGGCTTTGGAGATAAGTATGAAGACGATTGGAGATACCTGGCTGTCACAGCTTTTCTTGTTAAATGTCCTGATTCCAG GTTAACTGTCtgttttgttgttgttgcttgTTCAGATGCCACACTTGTACTACGGGCTTTAATTTTGCCCTGTCGTTTATG GTTTGATGTTGCTTTGTTGGTTCCTCTATCATCACCAGTTTTGGCTTTGCAGCATGTCATCATTCCAATATGTCTTCCTTCTGAAG ATAACAGTCAGAAACGAAGTGTATTTATTGTTATTAGTGGAGCTACTGATGGCAGTATTGCCTTCTGGGATCTGACTGGAGCCGTTGAAGCTTTTATGCGGCGGCTTTCAACTCTTCAGGTAGAAAACTTCATTGACTGTCAGAAACGGCCACGCACTGGTAGGGGAAGTCAGGGAGGACGATGGTGGAGATCATTAAGCAATAGCATATCTAAGAGAAAACCAGGTTACCGTAGTTCAGTGACCATGAAAGCTGGAGATGTACCAAATTCAAATATGCTAAACCAGGTTACAAATGGAACAGAATTTTTGATAAATGATTCTGGAAGTAGTGCAGCAACTTGTTCAAATGCTATAAATACTGCTTCCCTGGAGCCTCCAGCAAATGTAGATGACTCACCATCTGAGATATGTGAAATAGGGCCTTTACATGTTCTAAGTAATGTTCACCAATCTGGAGTCAATTGTCTTCGTGTTTCAGATATAAGAGATTGTCAAAACTCCCTGTCTGGTTTAATGTTCAATATAATAAGTGGGGGCGATGATCAAGCGCTTTACTATCTTAGATTTAAATTGTCTCTGATAGCAATGGTCCCGGATAATGAGTTTATGGCACCAGACATCAGAAATTCAAATGGGAGACCTGAAAGTACCAATACCTTTGTTAATTGTGGAGAAAGACAGGTCGAGGATTATGAGATCAAATTCTTATATCATGAGAAAATTGCATCAGCTCACAGCTCTGCTGTAAAAG GTGTTTGGACGGATGGCTCTTGGGTGTTCTCTACTGGTCTTGATCAGCGTGTCAGGTGCTGGCTTATTGAAAAAGATGGCAAACTAACTGAGCATGCTTATTTAGTGGTTAGTGTGCCAGAGCCCGAAGCATTGGATGCTAGAGTATGTGGCAG AAACCATTATCAGATTGCTGTAGCTGGAAGAGGAATGCAAATCTTTGAGTTTGCTGGAGTCTGTGAAACAGACCATGGAAAATGA
- the LOC122317079 gene encoding uncharacterized protein LOC122317079 isoform X4 yields the protein MDANCARVWTIHGARNGYDKPGVSIGPDLDGFVLFGHNARVWDCCISDFLIVTVGEDCTCRMWGLDGKQLQMIKEHIGRGIWRCLYDAKFSLLVTAGFDSAIKVHQLHGSLSGGLHGHAEVKEFIDGMEIFTVRIPNTSEHCGLTDSKSEYVRCLHFTSEDTLYVATNRGYLYHTKVSNTRDVKWTELVCVSKEVPIVCMDVLSNKSSELCGAVEDWVAVGDGRGYMTIARVFCDSYTPEVSLTFTWPAGIERQLLGTYWCKSLGYRYIFTTDPKGMLKLWRLCGPSPQASHNSSRSYNNVSLVGEFASCFGNRVLCLNASFEKEVLVCGDVRGNLVLFPLLKDLLLNTSVASKVKISPINYFKGVHGISSVSSVSFSRLSSEQIEICSTGGDGCICNLEYDRDHRTLEFIGMKQVKELSLIQSVSADNDSLDNLASGCYAAGFASVDFIIWNLITETKVVQIPCGGWRRPHSYYLGDVPEMQNCFAYVKDEMIYIHRNWTLDGERRIIPQNLHVQFHGREMHTLCFVSELRANDLFSRSIWIATGCEDGTVRLTRYTADVANWSASKLLGEHVGGSAVRSICFASEVHIVASEDTNIPDGRSRQTAGAGSGENPFLLISVGAKRVLTSWLLRNRKHKEETVDQQYGETGNSCKPSSGESSSMSFQWLSTDMPARYSSSDYYPEEMEKVVSATENVHGTKVGARSFFRGKGKMDITSGFGDKYEDDWRYLAVTAFLVKCPDSRLTVCFVVVACSDATLVLRALILPCRLWFDVALLVPLSSPVLALQHVIIPICLPSEDNSQKRSVFIVISGATDGSIAFWDLTGAVEAFMRRLSTLQVENFIDCQKRPRTGRGSQGGRWWRSLSNSISKRKPGYRSSVTMKAGDVPNSNMLNQVTNGTEFLINDSGSSAATCSNAINTASLEPPANVDDSPSEICEIGPLHVLSNVHQSGVNCLRVSDIRDCQNSLSGLMFNIISGGDDQALYYLRFKLSLIAMVPDNEFMAPDIRNSNGRPESTNTFVNCGERQVEDYEIKFLYHEKIASAHSSAVKGVWTDGSWVFSTGLDQRVRCWLIEKDGKLTEHAYLVVSVPEPEALDARVCGRNHYQIAVAGRGMQIFEFAGVCETDHGK from the exons ATGGACGCAAATTG TGCTCGTGTCTGGACAATTCATGGTGCAAGGAATGGTTATGATAAGCCCGGAGTTTCTATTGGCCCTGACCTTGATGGATTTGTGCTGTTTGGTCATAATGCCAGAGTTTGGGACTGCTGTATTAGTGATTTT TTGATTGTCACCGTGGGTGAGGATTGTACATGTCGCATGTGGGGATTAGATGGTAAGCAGCTTCAGATGATCAAGGAGCACAT AGGAAGGGGCATTTGGCGATGTTTGTATGATGCAAAGTTTTCGCTTCTTGTAACTGCTGGGTTTGATTCTGCAATTAAAGTGCATCAACTGCATGGCTCTTTGTCTGGGGGTTTGCATGGGCATGCTGAGGTAAAAGAGTTTATTGACGGAATGGAGATATTCACTGTTCGTATCCCTAATACATCAGAGCATTGTGGACTCACTGACAG CAAAAGTGAATATGTTCGCTGTTTACATTTCACAAGTGAAGATACCCTTTATGTTGCCACAAACCGTGGTTATTTGTACCACACTAAAGTATCAAATACCAGGGATGTAAAATGGACTGAACTTGTCTGTGTCAGTAAAGAGGTTCCAATTGTATGCATGGATGTCCTATCCAATAAATCATCTGAGCTTTGTGGTGCTGTTGAGGATTGGGTTGCTGTGGGTGATGGTCGAGGATACATGACcattgccagagtattttgtgATAGTTATACTCCTGAAGTGAGCCTCACATTTACTTGGCCAGCTGGAATAGAGAGACAGCTCTTAGGAACCTATTGGTGCAAGTCATTAGGATATAG GTACATTTTTACCACTGATCCTAAAGGAATGTTGAAACTGTGGAGATTGTGTGGCCCTTCACCACAAGCTTCTCACAATTCTTCAAGGAGTTACAATAATGTGTCTCTGGTAGGGGAGTTTGCATCATGCTTTGGAAACAGAGTATTGTGTTTGAATGCATCTTTTGAGAAAGAG gTTCTGGTGTGTGGGGACGTACGTGGTAATTTGGTCCTCTTTCCATTGTTGAAGGACCTGTTGTTGAATACATCCGTTGCATCCAAAGTGAAAATCTCtccaataaattattttaaaggaGTTCATGGGATATCAAGTGTGTCCAGTGTTTCATTCAGCAGATTAAGTTCTGAGCAGATTGAAATATGTTCG ACTGGAGGAGATGGATGCATTTGCAATTTGGAATATGACAGGGATCATAGAACTTTAGAATTTATAGGGATGAAACAAGTTAAAGAATTGAGTTTGATCCAATCTGTATCTGCCGATAATGATTCACTTGACAATTTAGCTAGTGGTTGCTATGCAGCTGGTTTTGCGTCAGTAGATTTTATAATATGGAATCTAATAACTGAGACAAAG GTTGTGCAAATACCATGTGGTGGATGGCGGCGTCCTCATTCTTATTATCTTGGTGATGTACCAGAGATGCAGAACTGCTTTGCATATGTCAAG GATGAGATGATCTATATTCATAGAAATTGGACACTGGATGGTGAGAGGAGGATAATCCCCCAGAATTTGCATGTGCAATTCCATGGGAGAGAGATGCATACCTTATGCTTTGTCTCTGAACTTCGAGCTAACGATCTCTTTTCTAGATCTATTTGGATTGCAACTGGCTGTGAAGATGGAACTGTTAGGTTGACTAG GTATACAGCAGATGTGGCGAATTGGTCTGCATCAAAATTGCTTGGGGAGCATGTTGGTGGATCAGCTGTAAGGTCAATATGCTTTGCGTCGGAGGTACATATAGTTGCATCAGAGGACACCAACATTCCTGATGGGAGGAGCAGGCAAACTGCTGGTGCAGGTAGTGGAGAGAATCCATTTTTACTGATTTCAGTTGGTGCAAAGCGGGTCTTGACTTCTTGGCTACTAAGAAATAGGAAGCACAAGGAAGAAACAGTTGATCAGCAGTATGGTGAAACTGGAAATAGCTGTAAGCCTTCATCAGGAGAGTCTTCATCAATGTCATTCCAGTGGCTTTCTACTGACATGCCAGCAAGGTATTCAAGTTCTGATTATTATCCAGAAGAGATGGAGAAAGTAGTCAGTGCAACAGAAAATGTCCACGGTACAAAAGTTGGTGCAAGATCATTTTTTCGAGGAAAGGGAAAGATGGACATAACATCTGGCTTTGGAGATAAGTATGAAGACGATTGGAGATACCTGGCTGTCACAGCTTTTCTTGTTAAATGTCCTGATTCCAG GTTAACTGTCtgttttgttgttgttgcttgTTCAGATGCCACACTTGTACTACGGGCTTTAATTTTGCCCTGTCGTTTATG GTTTGATGTTGCTTTGTTGGTTCCTCTATCATCACCAGTTTTGGCTTTGCAGCATGTCATCATTCCAATATGTCTTCCTTCTGAAG ATAACAGTCAGAAACGAAGTGTATTTATTGTTATTAGTGGAGCTACTGATGGCAGTATTGCCTTCTGGGATCTGACTGGAGCCGTTGAAGCTTTTATGCGGCGGCTTTCAACTCTTCAGGTAGAAAACTTCATTGACTGTCAGAAACGGCCACGCACTGGTAGGGGAAGTCAGGGAGGACGATGGTGGAGATCATTAAGCAATAGCATATCTAAGAGAAAACCAGGTTACCGTAGTTCAGTGACCATGAAAGCTGGAGATGTACCAAATTCAAATATGCTAAACCAGGTTACAAATGGAACAGAATTTTTGATAAATGATTCTGGAAGTAGTGCAGCAACTTGTTCAAATGCTATAAATACTGCTTCCCTGGAGCCTCCAGCAAATGTAGATGACTCACCATCTGAGATATGTGAAATAGGGCCTTTACATGTTCTAAGTAATGTTCACCAATCTGGAGTCAATTGTCTTCGTGTTTCAGATATAAGAGATTGTCAAAACTCCCTGTCTGGTTTAATGTTCAATATAATAAGTGGGGGCGATGATCAAGCGCTTTACTATCTTAGATTTAAATTGTCTCTGATAGCAATGGTCCCGGATAATGAGTTTATGGCACCAGACATCAGAAATTCAAATGGGAGACCTGAAAGTACCAATACCTTTGTTAATTGTGGAGAAAGACAGGTCGAGGATTATGAGATCAAATTCTTATATCATGAGAAAATTGCATCAGCTCACAGCTCTGCTGTAAAAG GTGTTTGGACGGATGGCTCTTGGGTGTTCTCTACTGGTCTTGATCAGCGTGTCAGGTGCTGGCTTATTGAAAAAGATGGCAAACTAACTGAGCATGCTTATTTAGTGGTTAGTGTGCCAGAGCCCGAAGCATTGGATGCTAGAGTATGTGGCAG AAACCATTATCAGATTGCTGTAGCTGGAAGAGGAATGCAAATCTTTGAGTTTGCTGGAGTCTGTGAAACAGACCATGGAAAATGA